The proteins below are encoded in one region of Drosophila santomea strain STO CAGO 1482 chromosome 2R, Prin_Dsan_1.1, whole genome shotgun sequence:
- the LOC120444443 gene encoding tRNA-dihydrouridine(20a/20b) synthase [NAD(P)+]-like — translation MHRPQQRPHHNIAELFAEARSDFVRVSAPMVRYSKLEFRRLVRLNGVQLAFTPMMISDSINNSEKARQNEFSTGADDQPLIAQFAAKDPTEFVTSAQLIYPYVDGIDLNCGCPQSWAMAKGYGCGMLRQPELVRQVVQEVRRALPADFSVSVKMRLLGGEQSLERTIDLARQLEQAGVTFLTLHGRTPAQKHSKDTLDIPGMAEVRKSLQIPLIVNGNVESYRDACDMHDQTGAAGVMAARGLLANPALFNSIYPDVKTTPLSCVQQWLDIASAAGNNLLFQCFHHHLTFMWSAQMKRDLRVQFNSLGSKEQVVDFLQEHYNLEYSEDDSTSADYTDCTYNHFTPPKHARHIAAESDEQAWSSNSDGKFFTEFRAHQLTGTGGEDLELGGLFGEE, via the exons atgcACCGGCCGCAACAGAGACCGCATCACAACATCGCTGAGCTGTTCGCGGAAGCACGATCGGATTTCGTGCGGGTCAGCGCTCCAA TGGTCCGGTACAGTAAGCTGGAATTTCGGCGTTTAGTCCGATTAAATGGTGTGCAACTCGCGTTTACGCCCATGATGATCTCAGACTCCATTAACAACAGCGAAAAGGCCCGCCAGAACGAGTTCTCCACGGGTGCGGATGACCAGCCGCTGATTGCTCAGTTTGCGGCCAAGGATCCTACGGAATTTGTCACCTCCGCCCAGCTCATCTATCCGTATGTTGATGGCATCGATTTAAACTGTGGCTGTCCACAAAGCTGGGCAATGGCTAAGGGCTACGGTTGCGGAATGTTGCGCCAGCCGGAGCTAGTGCGTCAAGTGGTCCAGGAGGTGAGGCGCGCACTGCCCGCTGATTTCAGTGTATCGGTGAAGATGCGTCTGCTGGGAGGAGAGCAGTCTTTGGAGCGCACTATAGATTTGGCCCGCCAGTTGGAACAAGCGGGTGTCACCTTCCTAACACTTCACGGACGGACGCCAGCCCAAAAGCACTCTAAGGACACGCTAGACATCCCAGGCATGGCCGAGGTGCGCAAGTCCCTGCAAATCCCTCTGATAGTCAACGGCAATGTGGAGAGCTATAGGGATGCCTGCGATATGCATGATCAGACAGGAGCTGCTGGGGTAATGGCTGCCCGAGGCCTGCTTGCTAATCCGGCTCTCTTCAATAGCATCTATCCAGATGTTAAAACCACGCCATTGTCCTGTGTACAACAATGGCTAGATATAGCATCTGCTGCGGGGAATAATCTGCTGTTTCAATGCTTTCATCACCACCTCACCTTCATGTGGAGCGCTCAAATGAAGCGAGATCTACGAGTGCAATTCAACAGCTTGGGTTCCAAAGAACAGGTAGTGGACTTTCTGCAGGAACACTACAATCTGGAATATAGTGAGGATGACTCAACCTCGGCTGACTACACGGATTGCACGTACAACCATTTTACACCACCCAAACACGCCCGGCACATTGCCGCCGAGTCGGATGAGCAGGCCTGGAGTTCAAATAGCGACGGAAAGTTTTTTACGGAATTCAGAGCACACCAGTTGACTGGAACTGGTGGAGAAGATTTGGAACTGGGAGGACTCTTCGGCGAGGagtaa
- the LOC120444446 gene encoding uncharacterized protein LOC120444446: MCLIDIEIYKLYTSSPKRKHHGKMRRRELQTIQLKLSDLKEYEQAKMERLRSRQQLLTPRTPTPPSDSEVLPATSSSVPAVLLASGKSVNDDADRSEPTTKPSTSST; this comes from the coding sequence ATGTGCCTAATCGATATCGAGATATACAAATTGTATACTTCCtccccaaaaagaaaacatcaCGGAAAAATGCGACGCCGCGAACTGCAGACCATCCAGCTGAAACTGTCCGATCTCAAGGAGTACGAGCAGGCCAAAATGGAACGCTTGAGGAGCCGCCAACAATTGCTAACTCCCCGGACGCCCACGCCCCCCTCCGATAGCGAGGTACTGCCGGCGACCTCCAGTAGCGTTCCAGCTGTTCTGTTGGCCAGCGGTAAGAGCGTGAACGATGACGCCGACAGGTCGGAGCCCACAACCAAGCCCAGCACATCCTCCACCTAG
- the LOC120444442 gene encoding insulin-like peptide receptor, producing the protein MHCSNTHCGNMLLGVALMLLALYGSSCAEPKLEHECSSMDIRNKCENMHLLDNCTVVTGYVMITLIPIDVHCNFSEYSYPLLTEITEFMIFTDVRGLVNITEMFPHLTVIRGRRLFLNYALGVTNMHDLEQLAFPRLVAIQRGQVYIDSCPKLCSIARVNWDLLTHTIGDNNIIMDNKNCSTPVCSGCSSFHCWSNHYCQRSVNENVANPKANINACHEECLGGCKNNSTSAADCSVCRGLSDDGVCVKSCAKDKYVMENYQRCYTKDECVVKHGHVIYGSQCVAFCPSGYKTDNRSECVPCGPGEPCISFCTPEWPGKAFIVYNLADAESLRGCQIFNGSLVITIRNKVNETQLFHSFTSIREVRGHVKIYRSSQLRSLQFLRNLERVHGDPLENRHYSFILYDNKQLSELWTPSRQLEFMEGGMFMHRNNKLCNRRMREFQNGVTHDRALDSLQTNDQEVQCSPSKLQLFVQKRSHRSVKLSWLKSQTSQKIELIHRPLSPGKLYHEESDLEAPICRRINWNRRLLFPDDLIENGTHYLFDLDDLQPDTRYAVLIRTFGNDEAHDARSELTYVQTELDIPKPPLLELVKKTDSSLTVRMASHDHTSFVLTVFELSDDQAYIEQRNYCHQPSYVWQDMDGPKWMAYEDYDDCCAQRAEHLEDSRFIADMGEQYRCTLDNRKQCRRLTLSEVTLPQLRLPGNTTEYELKALHRYRLYALQLQACNLLGCSSHTTLYGRTNYTMGADLLTQLYACHIPEMDKYIMRFDEPKKPNGLVTNYVIHIRNNFSQTHVGCVTRMDHQSAGYMYIKQINITFTQCAVRVHSLAGDVMTPYMPISLCSDEDRLQAFHSREAKELSPEITDMTATASHGRGISIFLICFLFGCSVSLVWVLYKRRCWRKLPGLRRYVPVREQWLRDRQQADDREILVDGFETVRFQNNNNSQADDYPM; encoded by the exons ATGCACTGTAGCAACACGCACTGCGGCAACATGCTGCTGGGCGTCGCCCTCATGTTGCTGGCGCTATATGGCTCCTCCTGCGCCGAACCAAAATTGGAGCACGAGTGCTCCAGCATGGACATCCGAAACAAGTGCGAGAACATGCATCTGCTGGACAACTGCACCGTGGTCACCGGATACGTGATGATCACGCTGATCCCCATCGATGTGCACTGCAACTTCTCGGAATACTCATACCCGCTGCTCACCGAGATAACCGAGTTCATGATCTTCACCGATGTGCGCGGCCTGGTCAACATCACCGAGATGTTTCCGCACCTGACCGTCATTCGTGGTCGCCGCCTGTTCCTCAACTACGCGCTCGGCGTGACCAACATGCACGACCTGGAACAG TTGGCTTTTCCCAGACTGGTGGCCATACAACGAGGACAAGTCTACATCGACAGCTGCCCCAAGCTCTGCAGCATCGCCCGTGTTAATTGGGATCTGCTGACTCACACCATAGGCGATAACAACATCATAATGGACAATAAAAACTGTAGCACACCGGTTTGCTCTGGATGCAGTTCCTTCCACTGCTGGTCGAATCATTACTGCCAAAGATCGGTCAACGAAAATGTGGCCAATCCAAAGGC caacatcaacgCCTGCCACGAGGAGTGTTTGGGCGGCTGCAAGAACAACTCAACATCTGCTGCTGACTGCAGCGTCTGCCGCGGACTCAGTGATGATGGTGTCTGTGTAAAGAGCTGTGCCAAGGACAA GTACGTCATGGAGAACTATCAGCGCTGCTATACCAAGGATGAGTGTGTGGTGAAACATGGCCACGTTATTTACGGATCACAATGCGTGGCCTTCTGTCCCAGCGGCTACAAGACGGACAACAGGTCGGAGTGCGTGCCCTGCGGTCCCGGTGAGCCTTGCATCAGCTTCTGCACGCCGGAGTGGCCTGGGAAAGCGTTTATCGTATACAATCTGGCTGATGCCGAGAGTTTGCGTGGCTGTCAGATTTTTAATGGCAGTCTGGTCATCACAATCCGCAACAAGGTGAACGAGACGCAGCTGTTCCACAGCTTCACCAGTATCCGCGAGGTTCGGGGGCACGTTAAAATCTATCg TTCCTCCCAGCTTAGAAGCCTGCAATTCCTCAGGAACCTGGAGCGCGTCCACGGTGATCCCCTAGAGAATCGCCACTATTCCTTCATACTTTATGACAACAAGCAACTGTCCGAGTTGTGGACACCTTCGCGGCAACTCGAGTTCATGGAGGGCGGCATGTTCATGCATCGCAACAACAAACTGTGTAACCGGAGGATGCGAGAATTCCAGAACGGTGTGACCCATGATAGAGCCCTGGACTCTCTGCAGACCAACGACCAGGAGGTGCAGTGCAGTCCCTCAAAGTTGCAGCTGTTTGTGCAG AAACGATCCCATCGGTCTGTGAAGCTAAGCTGGCTTAAGTCACAAACAAGCCAGAAGATCGAGTTGATCCACCGACCTTTATCGCCGGGGAAACTGTACCACGAGGAAAGTGATCTGGAAGCACCTATATGTAGACGAATTAACTGGAATCGACGCCTGCTCTTCCCTGACGACCTGATCGAAAATGGCACTCACTATCTTTTCGACTTGGATGATCTTCAACCGGACACGCGCTATGCCGTCCTGATACGTACTTTTGGCAATGATGAGGCGCATGACGCACGCAGCGAATTGACCTACGTGCAGACGGAGCTGGACATCCCAAAGCCCCCGTTGCTGGAGCTGGTCAAGAAGACGGATAGCTCGCTGACGGTTCGGATGGCCAGTCACGACCACACTAGCTTTGTTCTTACGGTCTTTGAACTGAGCGATGATCAGGCTTATATAGAGCAGAGAAACTACTGCCACCAGCCGTCGTACGTGTGGCAGGACATGGACGGCCCCAAGTGGATGGCGTACGAGGACTACGACGACTGCTGTGCCCAAAGGGCAGAGCATTTGGAGGACTCTCGTTTCATTGCGGACATGGGCGAGCAATATCGCTGCACCCTTGATAATCGCAAGCAATGCAGACGACTGACACTGTCAGAGGTCACTCTTCCACAGCTTCGGCTGCCGGGAAACACCACGGAGTACGAGCTTAAGGCGCTGCATCGCTATCGCCTGTATGCGCTTCAGCTGCAAGCCTGCAATCTGCTCGGATGCAGCAGCCACACAACTCTCTACGGACGAACGAACTATACAATGGGTGCCGATCTTCTCACCCAGCTATATGCCTGCCACATTCCGGAAATGGATAAGTACATTATGCGCTTCGACGAGCCTAAGAAGCCCAATGGCCTGGTGACCAACTATGTAATCCACATTCGCAACAACTTCTCGCAAACCCACGTCGGGTGCGTCACGCGAATGGATCACCAGAGTGCCGGCTACATGTACATAAAGCAGATAAACATTACTTTCACCCAGTGCGCCGTGCGGGTTCATTCCCTGGCCGGAGATGTGATGACGCCCTACATGCCAATCAGCCTGTGCAGCGACGAGGACCGCTTACAGGCGTTTCACAGCAGGGAGGCCAAGGAACTATCGCCGGAAATCACAGACATGACAGCCACAGCGTCACATGGTCGCGGCATTAGCATATTCCTGATCTGCTTCCTGTTTGGGTGCAGTGTTTCTCTGGTTTGGGTTCTTTACAAGCGGCGATGTTGGAGGAAGTTACCGGGACTCCGGCGATATGTGCCCGTGCGAGAGCAGTGGCTGCGTGACCGACAACAAGCCGACGATCGCGAAATCCTTGTCGACGGTTTTGAAACAGTTCGTTTtcagaacaacaacaacagccaggCGGACGATTATCCTATGTAA
- the LOC120444444 gene encoding chymotrypsin-like protease CTRL-1, with protein sequence MHAFPMLFVVLQLLAIVRAESGEFEKLLVPASHGNAEQRSGVRSNETSTAGHSVAARSYYDVVQNAGQTGCSVGTECTPLHDCTALIYEVARSCYYGDKSLYCGGASEELPYVCCPSSPLEKNQVCGKSLVQGHFYKGLGSYPFVARIGFKHVNTGAFAYPCAGAVIARRVILTAAHCALAKADGHRLSSVRVGEYDTSSDPDCANTGFCAPRSVNHAISHVIVHPDYKQGQYHHDIALLVLKTPLNYSVATQPICLQKTRANLVVGKRATIAGWGKMSTSSVRQPEMSHLDVPLTSWDLCLRNYGSTGALESPNSIEGQWMCAGGEGKDVCQGFGGAPLFIQENGIFSQIGIMSFGSDNCGGLRIPSVYTSVAHFSEWIHDNTPPE encoded by the exons ATGCACGCCTTTCCAATGCTGTTTGTAGTCTTGCAACTCCTCGCAATCGTTCGCGCGGAATCGGGAGAATTCG AGAAACTCCTGGTTCCCGCGAGCCACGGAAACGCAGAGCAGAGGAGCGGAGTACGGAGCAACGAGACCTCGACTGCTGGACACTCGGTGGCCGCCCGCTCCTACTACGACGTGGTGCAGAACGCCGGACAGACGGGCTGCTCCGTGGGCACCGAGTGCACCCCGCTCCACGACTGCACTGCCCTGATCTACGAGGTGGCCCGGAGCTGCTACTACGGCGACAAGTCGCTCTACTGCGGGGGAGCCAGCGAGGAGCTGCCCTACGTCTGCTGCCCCAGCAGTCCGCTGGAGAAGAACCAGGTGTGCGGCAAGTCCCTGGTCCAGGGCCACTTCTACAAGGGACTGGGCTCCTATCCCTTCGTCGCGCGCATCGGCTTCAAGC ATGTCAACACTGGAGCCTTTGCCTATCCGTGTGCTGGAGCCGTAATTGCGCGCCGGGTCATTCTCACGGCCGCCCACTGCGCTCTGGCCAAGGCCGATGGACACCGGCT GTCTTCTGTGCGCGTCGGCGAGTACGATACGAGTAGCGATCCGGACTGCGCCAACACCGGATTCTGTGCACCGCGGTCGGTCAACCACGCCATCAGCCATGTGATCGTGCATCCCGACTACAAGCAGGGCCAGTATCACCATGACATTGCTCTGCTGGTGCTGAAAACGCCGCTAAACTATTCGG TGGCTACTCAACCCATCTGCCTGCAGAAGACACGCGCCAACCTGGTGGTGGGCAAACGGGCTACCATCGCCGGTTGGGGCAAGATGTCCACGTCGAGTGTCCGCCAGCCGGAGATGTCGCATCTGGACGTGCCGCTGACCAGCTGGGACCTGTGCCTCCGGAACTACGGGTCCACGGGGGCCCTGGAATCGCCCAACTCCATCGAGGGCCAATGGATGTGCGCCGGCGGCGAGGGCAAGGACGTCTGCCAGGGATTTGGCGGAGCACCGCTTTTCATACAAGAGAACGGCATCTTCTCCCAG ATCGGCATCATGTCCTTTGGATCTGATAACTGCGGCGGTCTTCGCATTCCGAGTGTCTACACCTCCGTGGCCCACTTTTCCGAGTGGATTCACGATAACACGCCACCGGAGTAG
- the LOC120444445 gene encoding uncharacterized protein LOC120444445: MCFNVLEGSNLLPDCSIASRVHLFSLLQHLQNQERRPEDVSDQLRDRYNVFRQVLPNYPVPEHASHDARGYFEEFSQEHDAVAFCSDPGSSGEETSESSLDSDSEQIG, translated from the coding sequence ATGTGTTTCAATGTGCTGGAGGGTAGCAATCTGCTCCCCGATTGCAGCATTGCAAGCCGGGTCCACCTCTTCTCTCTGCTGCAGCACCTCCAGAACCAGGAGCGTCGTCCGGAGGATGTGAGTGACCAGTTGAGGGATCGCTACAACGTATTCCGCCAGGTTCTGCCCAACTACCCGGTACCGGAGCACGCCAGCCACGACGCGCGGGGATACTTTGAGGAGTTCTCCCAGGAACACGATGCAGTCGCATTCTGCTCGGACCCTGGATCATCCGGCGAGGAGACCAGCGAGTCCAGTTTGGATAGTGATTCCGAGCAGATCGGATAG
- the LOC120444820 gene encoding apoptosis-inducing factor 3 → MEAHEYTDPVVACHKFELQENEMRQLDLSGIPSILLVRQSGILRAVGAKCPHRGAPLAKGVLTRNRVRCPWHGACFNLETGDIENFPGLDSLPCHRVNVDSRGQVLVQVKRSYLLKHSRIKRMVSRNWQDQRRFVVLGGGPSGAICVETLRQEGFNGRLTLVCREKHLPYDRIGVMNLLNTGTYTTSLCLREEQFYKDYGIEVQLGVSAERLDTNCHILHCTDGKSFPYDKIYIATGYSATRPKIPGVHLKNVKTIRDIGDARSIFQMVDKSTHVVCLGSSFMAVEASANLVSSAGRVTLVARQSVPFKGTLGESIGQRIRELLEENRVDVRVSSGITRILGNNRGEVTAVKLLDKSRIPCNLLILGTGCQCNTEFLQQSGIGVNPDGSVDVSDFLQTSVRNVYVGGDIANAFILGGFPDRANISHYGLAQYHGRIAAMNMSGRIAKLEAIPFFYTSIFGRSFRSAGYGQYRDVLIDGSLEDLQFVAYFLDHKDTVTSVASCGRDPIVAQFAALIAQRKLLCRCQIADPKERGSWFTKLKLKN, encoded by the coding sequence ATGGAAGCACATGAATACACCGATCCTGTGGTCGCGTGCCACAAGTTCGAATTGCAGGAAAATGAGATGAGGCAACTGGACTTGAGCGGAATACCAAGCATCCTGCTGGTCAGGCAAAGTGGAATCCTGCGGGCGGTTGGCGCCAAGTGTCCTCACCGTGGCGCACCCCTTGCAAAGGGTGTTCTGACCAGGAATCGGGTGCGATGCCCGTGGCACGGAGCTTGTTTCAATCTGGAAACAGGAGATATTGAGAACTTTCCAGGACTAGACTCGCTGCCCTGTCATCGGGTTAATGTCGACTCCAGAGGCCAGGTGCTAGTACAAGTCAAGCGATCTTATTTACTAAAGCACTCAAGAATAAAACGAATGGTGAGCCGTAACTGGCAGGACCAAAGACGCTTTGTGGTGCTGGGAGGTGGTCCTTCAGGTGCCATCTGTGTGGAGACGCTGCGCCAGGAGGGTTTCAATGGTCGTTTGACGCTCGTCTGCCGGGAAAAGCATCTGCCCTATGATCGAATAGGGGTCATGAACTTGTTGAATACTGGTACCTATACCACGAGCTTGTGCCTTCGGGAAGAGCAGTTCTACAAGGACTACGGCATAGAGGTGCAGTTGGGAGTTTCAGCCGAAAGGTTGGATACGAACTGCCACATCCTTCACTGCACTGATGGCAAATCGTTTCCGTACGACAAAATCTATATAGCAACAGGCTACTCCGCTACCAGACCAAAAATACCCGGTGTGCACTTGAAGAATGTGAAAACCATTCGGGATATTGGCGATGCCAGAAGCATATTCCAAATGGTGGACAAATCAACCCATGTGGTGTGCCTGGGCTCCAGTTTCATGGCTGTAGAGGCTTCCGCCAATCTCGTTTCCAGTGCGGGCCGCGTTACCCTGGTAGCCCGACAAAGTGTGCCTTTCAAAGGCACATTGGGTGAGTCGATAGGACAGCGGATACGGGAACTCCTGGAGGAGAATAGGGTAGATGTGCGCGTGAGCAGTGGAATCACGCGGATCCTGGGAAACAATCGTGGGGAGGTGACTGCAGTGAAGCTCCTGGATAAGTCGCGAATACCCTGCAATCTGCTTATTCTTGGAACAGGTTGCCAGTGCAACACGGAGTTTCTCCAGCAGAGTGGCATTGGCGTCAATCCCGATGGCTCCGTGGATGTCAGCGACTTTCTCCAGACAAGCGTACGGAATGTGTATGTGGGTGGCGATATAGCCAATGCTTTTATCCTTGGTGGGTTCCCAGATCGAGCGAACATAAGCCACTACGGATTGGCTCAATACCACGGACGCATTGCTGCAATGAACATGAGTGGCCGCATTGCGAAACTGGAAGCCATTCCCTTTTTCTATACCTCGATCTTTGGCAGGTCCTTTCGCTCCGCAGGATATGGACAGTACAGGGATGTTCTCATCGACGGAAGTCTCGAGGATCTGCAGTTCGTTGCCTACTTCTTGGATCACAAAGATACGGTCACTTCAGTGGCCTCCTGCGGTCGGGATCCCATAGTTGCCCAGTTTGCCGCGCTGATAGCGCAGAGAAAACTACTGTGTCGGTGTCAGATCGCCGATCCCAAGGAGCGCGGTAGCTGGTTTACTAAGTTAAAGCTTAAGAACTAG